One part of the Esox lucius isolate fEsoLuc1 chromosome 10, fEsoLuc1.pri, whole genome shotgun sequence genome encodes these proteins:
- the bet1 gene encoding BET1 homolog (The RefSeq protein has 2 substitutions compared to this genomic sequence) produces MRRAGLGEGPGNYVASGYSAYEEENEHLQEGLRAKVSALKHLSIDIGTEVKYQNKMLEEMDSDFDSTGGLLSATIGRVKQLSRGSQTKLLCYMLLFCLFVFIVLYWFIRLG; encoded by the exons ATGAGACGCGCGGGTCTTG GTGAAGGGCCTGGAAATTATGTGGCCAGTGGATACAGCGCGTACGAAGAAGAAAACGAACATTTACAAGAGGGTCTGAGAGCCAAAGTCAGCGCGTTAAAACAC CTATCAATCGACATTGGAACAGAAGTCAAGTACCAGAACAAAATGTTGGAAGAAATG GACTCCGACTTTGATTCAACAGGAGGTTTGCTGGGTGCCACCATAGGCAGAGTGAAGCAGCTCTCCAGAGGCAGCCAGACCAAGCTCCTGTGCTATATGCTGctcttctgtctctttgtctttatCGTCCTCTACTGGTTCATCCGACTGAGGTGA
- the zgc:85777 gene encoding probable acyl-CoA dehydrogenase 6 isoform X1, whose translation MALRVTVLRLNLAAIHHVNNLYSVSSTRKLTENVASKPKAASGGETMTGHLLYTPEHLALKESLKKIIDQEINPYVDQWEAEGIFPAHKVFKILGNAGFLGVNKPVEYGGLGLDFSYSIAMSEELGNIRCGGIPMAIGVQTDMATPALARFGSAELKKEFLLPSIMGDKVACLGVSEVGAGSDVATIKTKAVRDGDEYVVNGGKMWTTNGTQADWMCLLANTSDGLSHKNKSLICLPMNSPGVRIARKIDKMGMRSSDTAEVFFDDVRVPCKNVIGREGMGFTYQMLQFQEERLWAVGNILTMMENVIRETIQYTRQRTIFKMPVLHHQSVYFRLAELETEVELLRSLLHRATALYIRGNDVTKLASMAKLKAGRLAREVGDSCLQYWGGMGYTNDVLVSRFYRDARLCSIGGGADEVMLSIISKYMDTVPKAPPK comes from the exons ATGGCTCTGCGAGTAACAGTACTGCGACTTAACTTAGCAGCTATCCATCATGTCAACAACTTATACTCGGTTAGCAGTACAAGGAAGCTGACTGAAAATGTGGCATCTAAACCAAAAGCCGCCAGTGGTGGAGAGACAATGACTGGTCATTTACTCTACACACCAGAACACTTGGCACTGAAGGAGTCTCTCAAAAAG ATCATCGACCAGGAGATCAACCCCTATGTGGACCAATGGGAAGCAGAGGGGATATTTCCTGCCCACAAAGTCTTCAAGATACTTGGAAATGCTGGGTTTCTGGGTGTCAATAAGCCAGTTG AGTACGGAGGCCTGGGGCTGGACTTCAGCTACAGCATTGCCATGTCAGAGGAGCTGGGTAATATCCGCTGTGGAGGCATCCCAATGGCCATCGGAGTCCAGACTGATATGGCGACACCTGCGCTGGCCAG GTTTGGCTCTGcagagctgaagaaggagtttCTCCTGCCGTCCATAATGGGAGACAAAGTGGCCTGTCTGGGAGTGAGTGAAGTGGGAGCCGGCTCAGACGTTGCTA CCATCAAAACGAAAGCGGTGCGTGATGGGGATGAGTATGTGGTGAATGGTGGGAAGATGTGGACAACCAACGGCACCCAGGCTGACTGGATGTGTCTCTTGGCCAATACCAGCGATGGGCTGTCTCACAAGAACAAGTCCCTGATTTGCCTGCCCATGAACTCCCCTG GGGTTCGCATCGCCCGCAAGATCGATAAGATGGGAATGAGGTCATCAGACACTGCCGAGGTCTTCTTCGACGACGTGCGTGTGCCCTGCAAGAACGTCATTGGTCGAGAGGGGATGGGCTTCACCTATCAGATGCTTCAGTTCCAGGAAGAGAGACTTTGGGCAGTTGGCAATA TTCTAACTATGATGGAAAACGTCATCCGGGAGACCATCCAGTACACCCGACAGCGGACGATCTTCAAGATGCCCGTTCTCCATCACCAGTCGGTCTACTTCAGACTGGCTGAGCTGGAGACGGAGGTGGAGCTGCTTCGCTCCCTACTCCATCGTGCCACAG CTCTGTACATCCGGGGCAACGACGTGACCAAGCTGGCCTCCATGGCTAAGCTGAAGGCAGGCCGACTGGCCCGGGAGGTGGGCGACAGCTGTCTGCAGTACTGGGGAGGCATGGGCTACACCAATGACGTTCTGGTCAGCAGGTTCTACCG AGATGCCAGGTTATGTTCTATTGGAGGAGGTGCTGATGAGGTCATGCTGTCAATCATCTCAAAGTACATGGACACCGTACCCAAGGCCCCGCCCAAGTGA
- the zgc:85777 gene encoding probable acyl-CoA dehydrogenase 6 isoform X2, giving the protein MTLFTKSPCQIIDQEINPYVDQWEAEGIFPAHKVFKILGNAGFLGVNKPVEYGGLGLDFSYSIAMSEELGNIRCGGIPMAIGVQTDMATPALARFGSAELKKEFLLPSIMGDKVACLGVSEVGAGSDVATIKTKAVRDGDEYVVNGGKMWTTNGTQADWMCLLANTSDGLSHKNKSLICLPMNSPGVRIARKIDKMGMRSSDTAEVFFDDVRVPCKNVIGREGMGFTYQMLQFQEERLWAVGNILTMMENVIRETIQYTRQRTIFKMPVLHHQSVYFRLAELETEVELLRSLLHRATALYIRGNDVTKLASMAKLKAGRLAREVGDSCLQYWGGMGYTNDVLVSRFYRDARLCSIGGGADEVMLSIISKYMDTVPKAPPK; this is encoded by the exons ATGACATTGTTTACCAAGTCACCATGCCAG ATCATCGACCAGGAGATCAACCCCTATGTGGACCAATGGGAAGCAGAGGGGATATTTCCTGCCCACAAAGTCTTCAAGATACTTGGAAATGCTGGGTTTCTGGGTGTCAATAAGCCAGTTG AGTACGGAGGCCTGGGGCTGGACTTCAGCTACAGCATTGCCATGTCAGAGGAGCTGGGTAATATCCGCTGTGGAGGCATCCCAATGGCCATCGGAGTCCAGACTGATATGGCGACACCTGCGCTGGCCAG GTTTGGCTCTGcagagctgaagaaggagtttCTCCTGCCGTCCATAATGGGAGACAAAGTGGCCTGTCTGGGAGTGAGTGAAGTGGGAGCCGGCTCAGACGTTGCTA CCATCAAAACGAAAGCGGTGCGTGATGGGGATGAGTATGTGGTGAATGGTGGGAAGATGTGGACAACCAACGGCACCCAGGCTGACTGGATGTGTCTCTTGGCCAATACCAGCGATGGGCTGTCTCACAAGAACAAGTCCCTGATTTGCCTGCCCATGAACTCCCCTG GGGTTCGCATCGCCCGCAAGATCGATAAGATGGGAATGAGGTCATCAGACACTGCCGAGGTCTTCTTCGACGACGTGCGTGTGCCCTGCAAGAACGTCATTGGTCGAGAGGGGATGGGCTTCACCTATCAGATGCTTCAGTTCCAGGAAGAGAGACTTTGGGCAGTTGGCAATA TTCTAACTATGATGGAAAACGTCATCCGGGAGACCATCCAGTACACCCGACAGCGGACGATCTTCAAGATGCCCGTTCTCCATCACCAGTCGGTCTACTTCAGACTGGCTGAGCTGGAGACGGAGGTGGAGCTGCTTCGCTCCCTACTCCATCGTGCCACAG CTCTGTACATCCGGGGCAACGACGTGACCAAGCTGGCCTCCATGGCTAAGCTGAAGGCAGGCCGACTGGCCCGGGAGGTGGGCGACAGCTGTCTGCAGTACTGGGGAGGCATGGGCTACACCAATGACGTTCTGGTCAGCAGGTTCTACCG AGATGCCAGGTTATGTTCTATTGGAGGAGGTGCTGATGAGGTCATGCTGTCAATCATCTCAAAGTACATGGACACCGTACCCAAGGCCCCGCCCAAGTGA
- the gngt1 gene encoding guanine nucleotide-binding protein G(T) subunit gamma-T1, translating into MPGVINVDDLTDLDKARMDRDQKKIEVKLERWLTSKCCTEFMEAVQAGVDEDTMVKGIAEDKNPFKELKGGCSVC; encoded by the exons ATGCCGGGAGTAATAAATGTAGATGACTTGACAGACTTGGATAAGGCAAGAATGGATAGAGATCAGAAAAAGATTGAAGTTAAGCTTGAGAGATGGTTG ACATCTAAGTGCTGTACTGAGTTCATGGAGGCTGTTCAGGCTGGTGTAGATGAGGACACCATGGTCAAAGGCATTGCTGAGGACAAGAACCCATTCAAGGAGCTAAAAGGTGGATGCAGCGTCTGCTGA